One segment of Panicum virgatum strain AP13 chromosome 3K, P.virgatum_v5, whole genome shotgun sequence DNA contains the following:
- the LOC120696657 gene encoding E3 ubiquitin-protein ligase listerin-like isoform X2, translating into MLCVKEIFLYLSDNLKLTTQALSDKATPMDELEDMHQRVISSSLLAMATLIDILLGVKLQNCDGDSTSTGKRSLSKVRSTTLSSAEAAFCMHKCFLDVLKSKSAVIRSATYSLLTSYIKHVPHVFDEETMKKLSPTILGAFHEKDASCHSSMWDTILVFSRKFPEAWSYCNIHKVVLSHFWNFLQNGCYGSKQISYPHLVQFLDSIPPKAVMGQQFVFDFLHNLWDGRNQRQLSAADSLAFCIAFKHIFLWLLENVSRYSGEDSSDDTPIKLITDILAKIVWRDYLLLSGDTAGSGVQLSHKNSGSVMNTQYPMYYLQDLGKCIVEIVDVIADTENHLLNISCSLLVRDCMDIIQQGEKLSKFQDHVEQLVSFFLSLDQLVVHKGKTWPLERLARPLVQQSLPAIMLMDTPSLVNLLSVLVEIFGPIPLFLKNYHGKSDVKSYLELFNSELLPWCFNGKYNTCNSKIDLLLSLFQNECFFDQWCSIIKYTRAEQKHSIDDKTLNIKSRLELLTLLLQKVRERIAGGKLRNLQKNGYLPEHWRHDLLDSTATSVLCDLTAADHHVSFLCAALGGSDQDDQICFLSAETVHKVLESIVKDLASALLASSFEWARLAYSLLLPSEPEHLKLPEENPLLINFETARFAFKVLQGSFFSLGRLEENSVFPSILAALFVIEWECSMSLATDDESDLEGHIKDMDVGSSMGRSSKDYLDEKMHLKANLAESIHAFCQSLSPSFWNNLPSCTVNRLANILAQTIRYSVFQTRDLHVEKTAVLCSEWVVKMLKLICLDDINLQSFFDLLLSEGEYWPLWLKPCLQNGLASMKVQLDPAITDDIELKHQRFVAFVDRLILNLGFGEVILGIPENLRCATSQSIDITSPMSSLSRAWVAGEILCTWTWKGGSALKTFLPSLVQYIKEESRLEVNIVSLLLDTLLGGTLMHESDSWVLFNAWHLSNNEIGKIQDRFLRALVALLFTTNTKNCLWRESDALVFFEQVLSNLFMGSTVNRKCLKVLPFVMSTIIKPLPQKQKFIEDSPYGDLVRKSILSWLEAAISCLSSSPREVPVQDIEDWMQVALSCFPLSITGGAQRLVVTVEREISDAEISLMLTLFQKYQFFYNGAASSLSTSETVIPRIVELLGVKLTAVMVGYCWTKLQENDWHFVFRMVFKCIESSALLVEEMTDGINDAVINQLSSEDALEKLKLMVSTTDKLTLSLAEASLVTLCRLNHLGNLQEVETAKSLQLIRSGDYAESTNKMMESILRLFLATGVSEAIAKSFGEEASSIIGSSRHAYLHFWELVVSFIKNASPEIRRSALESMDLWGLTKGSVSGLYSILFSSQPIFHLQFAAFSLLLSEPFCQLSLLKDSSLGENCSSAQRSGISESTELMPDSEKTLCLRDELSALVEFPTSELLKTDLTARDRVDVFIAWALLLSHLQSLPSSSIIRENVLQYIQEKISPCILDCIFQHIPVKSAAPSGKKKDAELLPEAEAAAKSSKDAIVTCSLLPYVESLSPVGTLQMASLAGSLYGMMIRLLPSFVRTWFTTLRDRSLSYSIESFTRQWCSPPLLLDEFSQVKDSVYADENFSVSVNRSAYEIIATYKKEDTGIDLVIRLPNCYPLRHVDVECTRSLGISEVKCRKWLLSLTSFVRNQNGAIAEAIRTWKSNFDKEFEGVEECPICYSILHTSNHSLPRLACKTCKHKFHGACLYKWFSTSNKSTCPLCQTPF; encoded by the exons ATGTTATGCGTGAAAGAAATATTTCTTTACTTAAGTGACAACTTGAAGCTAACAACACAAGCTTTATCTGACAAGGCTACACCAATGGATGAACTGGAAGATATGCACCAGAGG GTGATATCATCATCACTGCTTGCTATGGCAACTCTTATAGACATTTTACTAGGAGTGAAATTGCAAAATTGTGATGGTGATAGTACCAGTACAGGAAAAAGGAGTCTGTCAAAAGTTCGATCTACTACACTTTCTTCTGCTGAAGCTGCATTTTGTATGCATAAATGTTTCCTTGATGTCCTCAAGTCAAAAAGTGCTGTTATACGGTCAGCTACATACTCATTGCTTACAAGTTATATCAAACATGTCCCTCATGTTTTTGATGAAGAAACCATGAAGAAACTTTCTCCTACTATACTTGGTGCATTCCATGAAAAGGATGCGTCATGCCACTCTTCCATGTGGGATACAATTCTTGTTTTCTCTAGAAAGTTTCCAGAGGCTTGGTCATATTGCAATATTCACAAAGTTGTCCTCAGTCACTTTTGGAATTTCCTACAAAATGGATGCTATGGGTCCAAACAAATCTCATATCCTCATCTAGTTCAATTTTTGGACTCTATACCACCTAAAGCAGTCATGGGACAACAATTTGTTTTTGATTTTTTGCATAATCTCTGGGATGGAAGGAACCAGAGGCAGTTATCAGCTGCTGACAGTTTGGCTTTCTGTATTGCCTttaaacatatttttttgtGGCTTCTAGAAAATGTATCAAG ATATTCTGGAGAAGATTCTTCTGATGATACTCCCATCAAGCTTATAACAGATATACTTGCCAAAATTGTTTGGCGTGACTATCTTTTATTGTCCGGTGACACAGCTGGTAGCGGTGTTCAGTTATCTCATAAAAATTCAGGGTCAGTGATGAACACCCAGTACCCAATGTACTATCTTCAGGATTTGGGGAAATGTATTGTTGAAATAGTGGATGTGATTGCGGATACTGAAAATCATTTACTCAATATTTCTTGTTCATTGCTGGTGAGGGACTGTATGGACATAATTCAACAAGGGGAGAAGCTTTCGAAGTTTCAGGACCATGTAGAGCAACTTGTGTCGTTCTTCTTATCTTTGGATCAACTCGTTGTACACAAAGGTAAAACGTGGCCACTAGAAAGATTAGCAAGACCGCTGGTTCAACAGTCTTTGCCAGCCATCATGCTCATG GATACTCCAAGCTTGGTTAATCTTCTTTCAGTTTTGGTTGAAATATTTGGACCCATTCCCCTATTTTTAAAGAATTATCATGGAAAGTCAGATGTCAAATCTTATCTGGAGTTGTTCAATTCTGAACTTCTCCCTTGGTGTTTTAATGGAAAATATAACACCTGTAACTCAAAGATTGATTTGCTGCTTTCGTTATTTCAAAACGAGTGCTTCTTTGACCAATGGTGTTCCATCATCAAATATACTAGAGCTGAACAAAAGCACTCCATTGATGATAAGACCTTGAACATTAAGAGCCGATTAGAATTGCTTACACTGTTGCTTCAGAAAGTCAGAGAAAGAATTGCTGGGGGAAAGCTAAGGAACTTACAGAAAAATGGTTATCTTCCAGAACATTGGCGGCATGATTTATTAGATTCTACTGCAACTTCTGTCCTCTGCGATTTGACTGCTGCAGACCACCATGTTAGTTTTTTGTG tgctgcaCTTGGTGGCTCAGATCAGGACGATCAGATCTGTTTTCTTTCTGCTGAGACTGTTCATAAAGTTCTAGAATCCATTGTTAAGGATTTGGCATCGGCACTCTTGGCATCAAGTTTTGAATGGGCAAGGCTTGCATATTCTCTATTGTTGCCTTCTGAACCTGAGCATTTGAAGCTTCCAGAAGAAAATCCCCTGCTAATCAACTTTGAGACGGCTCGATTCGCTTTTAAAGTACTTCAGGGTAGCTTCTTTTCACTAGGGAGACTTGAGGAAAATTCTGTATTTCCTTCTATTCTGGCAGCTTTGTTTGTCATTGAATGGGAATGTAGCATGTCTTTGGCTACTGATGATGAAAGTGATTTGGAAGGTCATATAAAAGATATGGATGTTGGTTCTTCTATGGGCAGAAGCTCAAAAGATTATTTGGATGAGAAAATGCATTTGAAGGCTAACCTTGCAGAAAGCATACATGCTTTTTGCCAAAGCTTAAGTCCATCCTTTTGGAATAACCTTCCTTCATGCACAGTGAATAGATTGGCAAATATTCTAGCTCAAACTATCAGGTATTCTGTATTTCAGACAAGAGACTTGCATGTGGAAAAGACAGCAGTCTTATGTTCTGAGTGGGTGGTAAAAATGTTGAAGCTCATTTGTCTTGATGACATAAACTTGCAAAGCTTTTTTGATCTTTTACTATCTGAGGGAGAATATTGGCCACTCTGGTTGAAACCATGTTTACAAAATGGGCTTGCATCTATGAAGGTCCAGTTGGATCCGGCTATTACAGATGACATT GAACTGAAACACCAGCGGTTTGTTGCTTTCGTTGATAGGCTTATTCTCAATCTTGGCTTTGGTGAAGTGATTTTAGGTATTCCAGAAAATCTACGATGTGCCACATCACAATCAATTGATATTACTTCACCTATGTCTTCCTTGTCTAGAGCATGGGTGGCTGGTGAGATCCTTTGCACTTGGACATGGAAAGGGGGAAGTGCACTGAAAACATTCTTGCCTTCTCTGGTCCAGTACATAAAAGAGGAATCGCGTCTTGAGGTTAACATTGTGTCTCTGTTGCTTGACACACTGTTAGGGGGCACCCTTATGCATGAGAGTGATTCATGGGTACTGTTTAATGCTTGGCATCTTTCTAACAATGAGATTGGGAAAATTCAAGACCGTTTTCTCCGTGCTCTTGTGGCTTTGTTATTTACTACCAACACTAAGAATTGTCTTTGGAGAGAATCTGACGCACTTGTATTTTTTGAGCAAGTGTTGAGCAATCTTTTTATGGGCTCAACAGTAAACAGAAAATGTCTGAAAGTTCTTCCCTTTGTTATGAGTACCATCATAAAACCATTGCCGCAGAAACAGAAATTCATTGAAGATTCTCCATATGGTGATTTGGTCAGGAAAAGCATATTGAGTTGGCTTGAGGCAGCCATCTCTTGCCTTTCATCCAGTCCAAGGGAAGTACCAGTTCAAG ATATTGAGGACTGGATGCAAGTGGCACTGTCTTGCTTCCCATTGAGCATAACTGGAGGAGCTCAGAGATTGGTAGTTACGGTTGAGCGAGAAATCAGCGATGCAGAGATATCATTAATGCTGACTCTCTTTCAGAAATATCAGTTTTTCTATAATGGTGCAGCTTCATCATTATCCACTAGTGAAACTGTGATACCAAGGATAGTTGAGTTATTGGGGGTAAAATTGACAGCTGTTATGGTTGGATATTGCTGGACAAAACTTCAGGAAAATGATTGGCATTTTGTTTTCCGCATGGTATTCAAGTGTATTGAATCATCTGCTTTGCTTGTGGAAGAAATGACAGATGGCATAAATGATGCCGTAATAAACCAGTTATCAAGTGAAGATGCCTTGGAGAAGCTTAAGTTAATGGTTAGCACTACAGATAAGTTAACATTAAGCCTCGCGGAAGCTTCTCTTGTTACATTGTGTCGCCTCAACCATCTTGGTAATCTCCAAGAAGTAGAGACTGCCAAGAGTTTGCAGCTTATTAGATCAGGGGACTATGCTGAGAGTACTAACAAGATGATGGAGAGTATCCTCCGTTTGTTCTTGGCTACTGGTGTTTCAGAGGCAATTGCAAAATCCTTTGGTGAAGAGGCTTCATCCATCATAGGTTCCAGTCGCCATGCTTATTTACATTTTTGGGAACTTGTAGTGTCATTCATAAAGAATGCTTCGCCAGAGATTAGAAGGTCTGCACTGGAGTCCATGGACCTGTGGGGACTTACCAAGGGTTCAGTCAGTGGATTGTATTCAATTCTTTTCTCGTCACAACCAATATTTCACTTACAGTTTGCCGCTTTCTCTCTACTTCTGTCTGAGCCCTTCTGTCAACTTTCATTGCTTAAAGATAGTTCTCTGGGAGAAAATTGCTCATCTGCTCAGCGATCAGGCATTAGCGAAAGCACTGAGTTGATGCCAGATTCAGAGAAAACTCTATGTCTCAGAGATGAACTCTCAGCCTTAGTTGAATTCCCAACgtctgaacttctgaaaacaGATCTGACAGCGCGAGACAGG GTTGATGTCTTCATTGCATGGGCATTATTGTTGTCACACTTGCAATCACTGCCATCATCTTCCATTATTAGGGAAAATGTACTTCAATATATACAAGAGAAGATCAGTCCGTGCATATTGGATTGCATTTTCCAGCACATCCCAGTAAAGAGTGCTGCTCCTAGTGGGAAGAAAAAGGATGCTGAACTCTTGCCTGAAGCGGAGGCTGCTGCAAAATCTTCTAAGGATGCCATAGTTACTTGTTCGTTGCTGCCATATGTGGAATCTCTTTCGCCAGTTGGGACTTTGCAAATGGCTTCACTTGCAGGATCATTGTATGGAATGATGATTAGACTGCTACCCTCTTTTGTGCGCACATGGTTTACTACTTTGAGGGACCGTTCATTGTCATACTCAATTGAGTCGTTTACCAGACAATGGTGCAGCCCTCCTCTTCTGCTAGATGAATTTTCTCAG GTTAAGGATTCTGTGTATGCTGACGAGAATTTCTCAGTTAGCGTCAACCGATCGGCTTATGAAATCATTGCTACATACAAAAAGGAGGATACAGGAATTGATCTTGTCATACGCCTCCCCAACTGTTACCCCTTGCGCCATGTTGATGTTGAATGTACCAGAAGTTTAGGTATCAGTGAAGTCAAGTGTAGGAAATGGTTGCTTTCCCTCACATCATTCGTCCGCAACCAG AACGGTGCTATAGCAGAGGCGATCCGCACGTGGAAGAGCAATTTCGACAAGGAGTTTGAGGGCGTGGAGGAGTGCCCTATCTGCTACAGCATTCTCCACACGAGCAACCACAGCCTTCCGCGGCTGGCGTGCAAGACCTGCAAGCATAAGTTCCACGGTGCCTGCCTCTACAAGTGGTTCTCGACGTCCAACAAATCGACTTGCCCGCTGTGCCAGACTCCCTTCTAG
- the LOC120696657 gene encoding E3 ubiquitin-protein ligase listerin-like isoform X1, which yields MGKQKGRASSSGMAASLVPHAQGAVPTVGFGGYHGAVRVEPAAPSDPDAPIRLTPDVDGEVLQNLKRLGRKDPTTKLKALSALSTLFAQTPGEEVVQIVPQWAFEYKRLLLDYNREVRRATHEAMSSLVTAIKKGIAPHLKSLIGPWWFSQFDPAPEVAQAARRSFEAAFPQSERRLDALMLCVKEIFLYLSDNLKLTTQALSDKATPMDELEDMHQRVISSSLLAMATLIDILLGVKLQNCDGDSTSTGKRSLSKVRSTTLSSAEAAFCMHKCFLDVLKSKSAVIRSATYSLLTSYIKHVPHVFDEETMKKLSPTILGAFHEKDASCHSSMWDTILVFSRKFPEAWSYCNIHKVVLSHFWNFLQNGCYGSKQISYPHLVQFLDSIPPKAVMGQQFVFDFLHNLWDGRNQRQLSAADSLAFCIAFKHIFLWLLENVSRYSGEDSSDDTPIKLITDILAKIVWRDYLLLSGDTAGSGVQLSHKNSGSVMNTQYPMYYLQDLGKCIVEIVDVIADTENHLLNISCSLLVRDCMDIIQQGEKLSKFQDHVEQLVSFFLSLDQLVVHKGKTWPLERLARPLVQQSLPAIMLMDTPSLVNLLSVLVEIFGPIPLFLKNYHGKSDVKSYLELFNSELLPWCFNGKYNTCNSKIDLLLSLFQNECFFDQWCSIIKYTRAEQKHSIDDKTLNIKSRLELLTLLLQKVRERIAGGKLRNLQKNGYLPEHWRHDLLDSTATSVLCDLTAADHHVSFLCAALGGSDQDDQICFLSAETVHKVLESIVKDLASALLASSFEWARLAYSLLLPSEPEHLKLPEENPLLINFETARFAFKVLQGSFFSLGRLEENSVFPSILAALFVIEWECSMSLATDDESDLEGHIKDMDVGSSMGRSSKDYLDEKMHLKANLAESIHAFCQSLSPSFWNNLPSCTVNRLANILAQTIRYSVFQTRDLHVEKTAVLCSEWVVKMLKLICLDDINLQSFFDLLLSEGEYWPLWLKPCLQNGLASMKVQLDPAITDDIELKHQRFVAFVDRLILNLGFGEVILGIPENLRCATSQSIDITSPMSSLSRAWVAGEILCTWTWKGGSALKTFLPSLVQYIKEESRLEVNIVSLLLDTLLGGTLMHESDSWVLFNAWHLSNNEIGKIQDRFLRALVALLFTTNTKNCLWRESDALVFFEQVLSNLFMGSTVNRKCLKVLPFVMSTIIKPLPQKQKFIEDSPYGDLVRKSILSWLEAAISCLSSSPREVPVQDIEDWMQVALSCFPLSITGGAQRLVVTVEREISDAEISLMLTLFQKYQFFYNGAASSLSTSETVIPRIVELLGVKLTAVMVGYCWTKLQENDWHFVFRMVFKCIESSALLVEEMTDGINDAVINQLSSEDALEKLKLMVSTTDKLTLSLAEASLVTLCRLNHLGNLQEVETAKSLQLIRSGDYAESTNKMMESILRLFLATGVSEAIAKSFGEEASSIIGSSRHAYLHFWELVVSFIKNASPEIRRSALESMDLWGLTKGSVSGLYSILFSSQPIFHLQFAAFSLLLSEPFCQLSLLKDSSLGENCSSAQRSGISESTELMPDSEKTLCLRDELSALVEFPTSELLKTDLTARDRVDVFIAWALLLSHLQSLPSSSIIRENVLQYIQEKISPCILDCIFQHIPVKSAAPSGKKKDAELLPEAEAAAKSSKDAIVTCSLLPYVESLSPVGTLQMASLAGSLYGMMIRLLPSFVRTWFTTLRDRSLSYSIESFTRQWCSPPLLLDEFSQVKDSVYADENFSVSVNRSAYEIIATYKKEDTGIDLVIRLPNCYPLRHVDVECTRSLGISEVKCRKWLLSLTSFVRNQNGAIAEAIRTWKSNFDKEFEGVEECPICYSILHTSNHSLPRLACKTCKHKFHGACLYKWFSTSNKSTCPLCQTPF from the exons ATGGGGAAGCAGAAGGGCCGCGCGTCCAGCAGCGGCATGGCGGCGTCGCTGGTGCCGCACGCCCAGGGCGCCGTCCCCACCGTCGGTTTCGGCGGCTACCACGGCGCCGTCCGTGTGGAGCCCGCTGCGCCCTCCGACCCCGACGCCCCGATCCGGCTCACCCCG GATGTGGATGGTGAAGTGCTTCAGAACCTAAAAAGGCTAGGAAGGAAGGATCCAACAACAAAG CTCAAGGCCTTATCTGCGCTCTCTACACTCTTTGCACAAACACCTGGCGAGGAAGTGGTGCAGATTGTTCCACAATGG GCATTCGAGTACAAGAGGCTTCTGCTTGACTATAACAGAGAAGTTCGTCGTGCTACTCATGAGGCCATGTCTAGCCTTGTCACAGCAATCAA GAAGGGTATAGCTCCACATCTGAAGTCCTTGATAGGTCCTTGGTGGTTTTCTCAATTTGACCCTGCTCCTGAGGTTGCACAGGCTGCTCGACGTTCATTCGAG GCAGCATTCCCACAGTCAGAGAGAAGATTGGATGCATTAATGTTATGCGTGAAAGAAATATTTCTTTACTTAAGTGACAACTTGAAGCTAACAACACAAGCTTTATCTGACAAGGCTACACCAATGGATGAACTGGAAGATATGCACCAGAGG GTGATATCATCATCACTGCTTGCTATGGCAACTCTTATAGACATTTTACTAGGAGTGAAATTGCAAAATTGTGATGGTGATAGTACCAGTACAGGAAAAAGGAGTCTGTCAAAAGTTCGATCTACTACACTTTCTTCTGCTGAAGCTGCATTTTGTATGCATAAATGTTTCCTTGATGTCCTCAAGTCAAAAAGTGCTGTTATACGGTCAGCTACATACTCATTGCTTACAAGTTATATCAAACATGTCCCTCATGTTTTTGATGAAGAAACCATGAAGAAACTTTCTCCTACTATACTTGGTGCATTCCATGAAAAGGATGCGTCATGCCACTCTTCCATGTGGGATACAATTCTTGTTTTCTCTAGAAAGTTTCCAGAGGCTTGGTCATATTGCAATATTCACAAAGTTGTCCTCAGTCACTTTTGGAATTTCCTACAAAATGGATGCTATGGGTCCAAACAAATCTCATATCCTCATCTAGTTCAATTTTTGGACTCTATACCACCTAAAGCAGTCATGGGACAACAATTTGTTTTTGATTTTTTGCATAATCTCTGGGATGGAAGGAACCAGAGGCAGTTATCAGCTGCTGACAGTTTGGCTTTCTGTATTGCCTttaaacatatttttttgtGGCTTCTAGAAAATGTATCAAG ATATTCTGGAGAAGATTCTTCTGATGATACTCCCATCAAGCTTATAACAGATATACTTGCCAAAATTGTTTGGCGTGACTATCTTTTATTGTCCGGTGACACAGCTGGTAGCGGTGTTCAGTTATCTCATAAAAATTCAGGGTCAGTGATGAACACCCAGTACCCAATGTACTATCTTCAGGATTTGGGGAAATGTATTGTTGAAATAGTGGATGTGATTGCGGATACTGAAAATCATTTACTCAATATTTCTTGTTCATTGCTGGTGAGGGACTGTATGGACATAATTCAACAAGGGGAGAAGCTTTCGAAGTTTCAGGACCATGTAGAGCAACTTGTGTCGTTCTTCTTATCTTTGGATCAACTCGTTGTACACAAAGGTAAAACGTGGCCACTAGAAAGATTAGCAAGACCGCTGGTTCAACAGTCTTTGCCAGCCATCATGCTCATG GATACTCCAAGCTTGGTTAATCTTCTTTCAGTTTTGGTTGAAATATTTGGACCCATTCCCCTATTTTTAAAGAATTATCATGGAAAGTCAGATGTCAAATCTTATCTGGAGTTGTTCAATTCTGAACTTCTCCCTTGGTGTTTTAATGGAAAATATAACACCTGTAACTCAAAGATTGATTTGCTGCTTTCGTTATTTCAAAACGAGTGCTTCTTTGACCAATGGTGTTCCATCATCAAATATACTAGAGCTGAACAAAAGCACTCCATTGATGATAAGACCTTGAACATTAAGAGCCGATTAGAATTGCTTACACTGTTGCTTCAGAAAGTCAGAGAAAGAATTGCTGGGGGAAAGCTAAGGAACTTACAGAAAAATGGTTATCTTCCAGAACATTGGCGGCATGATTTATTAGATTCTACTGCAACTTCTGTCCTCTGCGATTTGACTGCTGCAGACCACCATGTTAGTTTTTTGTG tgctgcaCTTGGTGGCTCAGATCAGGACGATCAGATCTGTTTTCTTTCTGCTGAGACTGTTCATAAAGTTCTAGAATCCATTGTTAAGGATTTGGCATCGGCACTCTTGGCATCAAGTTTTGAATGGGCAAGGCTTGCATATTCTCTATTGTTGCCTTCTGAACCTGAGCATTTGAAGCTTCCAGAAGAAAATCCCCTGCTAATCAACTTTGAGACGGCTCGATTCGCTTTTAAAGTACTTCAGGGTAGCTTCTTTTCACTAGGGAGACTTGAGGAAAATTCTGTATTTCCTTCTATTCTGGCAGCTTTGTTTGTCATTGAATGGGAATGTAGCATGTCTTTGGCTACTGATGATGAAAGTGATTTGGAAGGTCATATAAAAGATATGGATGTTGGTTCTTCTATGGGCAGAAGCTCAAAAGATTATTTGGATGAGAAAATGCATTTGAAGGCTAACCTTGCAGAAAGCATACATGCTTTTTGCCAAAGCTTAAGTCCATCCTTTTGGAATAACCTTCCTTCATGCACAGTGAATAGATTGGCAAATATTCTAGCTCAAACTATCAGGTATTCTGTATTTCAGACAAGAGACTTGCATGTGGAAAAGACAGCAGTCTTATGTTCTGAGTGGGTGGTAAAAATGTTGAAGCTCATTTGTCTTGATGACATAAACTTGCAAAGCTTTTTTGATCTTTTACTATCTGAGGGAGAATATTGGCCACTCTGGTTGAAACCATGTTTACAAAATGGGCTTGCATCTATGAAGGTCCAGTTGGATCCGGCTATTACAGATGACATT GAACTGAAACACCAGCGGTTTGTTGCTTTCGTTGATAGGCTTATTCTCAATCTTGGCTTTGGTGAAGTGATTTTAGGTATTCCAGAAAATCTACGATGTGCCACATCACAATCAATTGATATTACTTCACCTATGTCTTCCTTGTCTAGAGCATGGGTGGCTGGTGAGATCCTTTGCACTTGGACATGGAAAGGGGGAAGTGCACTGAAAACATTCTTGCCTTCTCTGGTCCAGTACATAAAAGAGGAATCGCGTCTTGAGGTTAACATTGTGTCTCTGTTGCTTGACACACTGTTAGGGGGCACCCTTATGCATGAGAGTGATTCATGGGTACTGTTTAATGCTTGGCATCTTTCTAACAATGAGATTGGGAAAATTCAAGACCGTTTTCTCCGTGCTCTTGTGGCTTTGTTATTTACTACCAACACTAAGAATTGTCTTTGGAGAGAATCTGACGCACTTGTATTTTTTGAGCAAGTGTTGAGCAATCTTTTTATGGGCTCAACAGTAAACAGAAAATGTCTGAAAGTTCTTCCCTTTGTTATGAGTACCATCATAAAACCATTGCCGCAGAAACAGAAATTCATTGAAGATTCTCCATATGGTGATTTGGTCAGGAAAAGCATATTGAGTTGGCTTGAGGCAGCCATCTCTTGCCTTTCATCCAGTCCAAGGGAAGTACCAGTTCAAG ATATTGAGGACTGGATGCAAGTGGCACTGTCTTGCTTCCCATTGAGCATAACTGGAGGAGCTCAGAGATTGGTAGTTACGGTTGAGCGAGAAATCAGCGATGCAGAGATATCATTAATGCTGACTCTCTTTCAGAAATATCAGTTTTTCTATAATGGTGCAGCTTCATCATTATCCACTAGTGAAACTGTGATACCAAGGATAGTTGAGTTATTGGGGGTAAAATTGACAGCTGTTATGGTTGGATATTGCTGGACAAAACTTCAGGAAAATGATTGGCATTTTGTTTTCCGCATGGTATTCAAGTGTATTGAATCATCTGCTTTGCTTGTGGAAGAAATGACAGATGGCATAAATGATGCCGTAATAAACCAGTTATCAAGTGAAGATGCCTTGGAGAAGCTTAAGTTAATGGTTAGCACTACAGATAAGTTAACATTAAGCCTCGCGGAAGCTTCTCTTGTTACATTGTGTCGCCTCAACCATCTTGGTAATCTCCAAGAAGTAGAGACTGCCAAGAGTTTGCAGCTTATTAGATCAGGGGACTATGCTGAGAGTACTAACAAGATGATGGAGAGTATCCTCCGTTTGTTCTTGGCTACTGGTGTTTCAGAGGCAATTGCAAAATCCTTTGGTGAAGAGGCTTCATCCATCATAGGTTCCAGTCGCCATGCTTATTTACATTTTTGGGAACTTGTAGTGTCATTCATAAAGAATGCTTCGCCAGAGATTAGAAGGTCTGCACTGGAGTCCATGGACCTGTGGGGACTTACCAAGGGTTCAGTCAGTGGATTGTATTCAATTCTTTTCTCGTCACAACCAATATTTCACTTACAGTTTGCCGCTTTCTCTCTACTTCTGTCTGAGCCCTTCTGTCAACTTTCATTGCTTAAAGATAGTTCTCTGGGAGAAAATTGCTCATCTGCTCAGCGATCAGGCATTAGCGAAAGCACTGAGTTGATGCCAGATTCAGAGAAAACTCTATGTCTCAGAGATGAACTCTCAGCCTTAGTTGAATTCCCAACgtctgaacttctgaaaacaGATCTGACAGCGCGAGACAGG GTTGATGTCTTCATTGCATGGGCATTATTGTTGTCACACTTGCAATCACTGCCATCATCTTCCATTATTAGGGAAAATGTACTTCAATATATACAAGAGAAGATCAGTCCGTGCATATTGGATTGCATTTTCCAGCACATCCCAGTAAAGAGTGCTGCTCCTAGTGGGAAGAAAAAGGATGCTGAACTCTTGCCTGAAGCGGAGGCTGCTGCAAAATCTTCTAAGGATGCCATAGTTACTTGTTCGTTGCTGCCATATGTGGAATCTCTTTCGCCAGTTGGGACTTTGCAAATGGCTTCACTTGCAGGATCATTGTATGGAATGATGATTAGACTGCTACCCTCTTTTGTGCGCACATGGTTTACTACTTTGAGGGACCGTTCATTGTCATACTCAATTGAGTCGTTTACCAGACAATGGTGCAGCCCTCCTCTTCTGCTAGATGAATTTTCTCAG GTTAAGGATTCTGTGTATGCTGACGAGAATTTCTCAGTTAGCGTCAACCGATCGGCTTATGAAATCATTGCTACATACAAAAAGGAGGATACAGGAATTGATCTTGTCATACGCCTCCCCAACTGTTACCCCTTGCGCCATGTTGATGTTGAATGTACCAGAAGTTTAGGTATCAGTGAAGTCAAGTGTAGGAAATGGTTGCTTTCCCTCACATCATTCGTCCGCAACCAG AACGGTGCTATAGCAGAGGCGATCCGCACGTGGAAGAGCAATTTCGACAAGGAGTTTGAGGGCGTGGAGGAGTGCCCTATCTGCTACAGCATTCTCCACACGAGCAACCACAGCCTTCCGCGGCTGGCGTGCAAGACCTGCAAGCATAAGTTCCACGGTGCCTGCCTCTACAAGTGGTTCTCGACGTCCAACAAATCGACTTGCCCGCTGTGCCAGACTCCCTTCTAG